In Variovorax paradoxus, a single genomic region encodes these proteins:
- a CDS encoding DUF6999 family protein produces the protein MPSSRTPDFLTQAHDERDPSPWLALYLDQSTPLPDNVKEAWLADSSSGSRQYLLPFLRPLARLTIVLIQIVKVFVPRNWSHSMLLHRFLAWGLKRFVSPEANWLILRHFHLGSQVLAFIGRNSPAPVGTNPLEPADIDALKDEMFLKHDLNLFNFVIRLNTALRDKGLTLCKAEKVDFSMIKEPGLRLEDMPQGRLNFLDLQSAIELFTPLYQLMLTDNDFWRAANSLQLDETIGIYTATILAAPEHLILVNNKHPLVPLSTLRAGHRLVIHGLSTEMLHSLLQRMQAAQKAGEEETSLYEQPLA, from the coding sequence ATGCCCAGCAGCAGAACGCCTGATTTCCTGACCCAGGCGCACGACGAGCGCGACCCCAGCCCCTGGCTGGCGCTCTACCTCGACCAGAGCACGCCGCTGCCCGACAACGTGAAGGAGGCCTGGCTGGCCGATTCGAGTTCGGGCTCGCGGCAGTACCTGCTGCCGTTCCTGCGGCCGCTGGCGCGGCTGACAATCGTGCTGATCCAGATCGTGAAGGTGTTCGTGCCGCGCAACTGGTCGCACTCGATGCTGCTGCACCGCTTCCTGGCCTGGGGGCTGAAGCGGTTTGTGTCGCCCGAGGCCAACTGGCTGATCCTGCGGCACTTTCACCTGGGCTCGCAGGTGCTGGCCTTCATCGGGCGCAATTCGCCGGCGCCCGTGGGCACCAACCCGCTGGAGCCGGCCGACATCGACGCGCTGAAGGACGAGATGTTCCTCAAGCACGACCTGAACCTCTTCAACTTCGTGATCCGGCTGAACACGGCCCTGCGCGACAAGGGCCTGACGCTGTGCAAGGCCGAAAAGGTCGATTTCTCGATGATCAAGGAGCCCGGGTTGCGGCTGGAGGACATGCCCCAGGGCAGGCTCAACTTCCTCGACCTGCAGAGCGCCATCGAGCTTTTCACGCCGCTGTACCAGCTGATGCTGACGGACAACGACTTCTGGCGCGCGGCCAACTCCTTGCAACTGGACGAAACCATCGGCATCTACACCGCGACCATCCTCGCGGCGCCCGAGCACCTGATCCTGGTCAACAACAAGCACCCGCTGGTGCCCCTGTCGACCCTGCGGGCAGGGCACCGGCTGGTGATCCACGGGCTTTCGACCGAAATGCTGCACAGCCTGCTCCAGCGCATGCAGGCGGCCCAGAAGGCCGGAGAAGAGGAGACATCCCTGTACGAGCAGCCACTTGCATAG
- a CDS encoding iron-containing redox enzyme family protein — protein MPVSFQRVYLESAGYFMPGEPIPNERMDAYIAPLNRMSERIKRRILAENGILTRHYAIDAEGVTQHTNAQLAAGAIRDCMRRGGAELSRVSMLASGSSGGDTLMPGFANMIQGELAAQPMETHSVHGICAAGVSAIQAAAQGIELGAHRSALAVASEMPSRLFKRSRFAARGYETDFDSHFLRWMLSDGAGALLLSDGSPALAGSPGLRLRRKWVHQRAFSGDYPVCMQLGLTEDRSRGHLDFGSWAEAEAAGALSLRQDIRLLPHLFDIGIHEYAGLVRDGWVDPKRVDHFLCHYSSEKFIPVVEDLMAKADLSIPRERWWSNLAWRGNTGAASILVMLAEFLHTKALKPGEQIFCYVPESGRFMAAYMLLEVEAVDAAPAVVAPRAAVAAPDDDLVIAPPHDPAAAPEGLGALLTELAAIWHDYRSRVWRTPLVRQIRERRFAVPDYLNWMEQWVPQVREGSLWMREGAASLSEPYQMLASLIGVHAGEEQNDFNILFSDYRKAGGTVESIDELRRNPGGEALNAYLHGLAATRDPIGLLGAIYIIEGTGQRIVPALLPLLKASLKLPPDAFRFLEYHGHNDEHHLSRWLTAVEMVMAVEGQARAARQITDTARHTAALYLMQFQHITERMTDAQQQNA, from the coding sequence ATGCCTGTTTCATTCCAACGCGTGTACCTCGAAAGCGCCGGCTACTTCATGCCTGGCGAGCCCATTCCCAACGAGCGCATGGACGCGTACATCGCGCCGCTCAACCGCATGTCGGAGCGCATCAAGCGGCGCATCCTGGCCGAGAACGGCATCCTCACGCGGCACTACGCGATCGATGCGGAAGGCGTGACGCAGCACACGAATGCGCAACTGGCGGCCGGCGCCATCCGCGACTGCATGCGGCGAGGCGGGGCGGAGCTGTCGCGGGTGTCGATGCTGGCCAGCGGTTCCTCGGGCGGCGACACGCTGATGCCGGGCTTCGCCAACATGATCCAGGGCGAACTCGCGGCGCAGCCGATGGAAACGCATTCGGTGCACGGCATCTGCGCGGCGGGCGTGTCGGCGATCCAGGCGGCGGCGCAGGGCATCGAACTGGGCGCGCACCGCTCGGCGCTGGCGGTGGCCAGCGAGATGCCGTCGCGCCTCTTCAAGCGCTCGCGCTTCGCGGCGCGTGGCTACGAGACCGACTTCGACTCGCACTTCCTGCGCTGGATGCTGTCCGACGGCGCGGGCGCGCTGCTCCTGTCCGACGGCTCGCCCGCGCTGGCGGGTTCGCCGGGGCTGCGGCTGCGGCGGAAGTGGGTGCACCAGCGCGCCTTCTCGGGCGACTACCCGGTCTGCATGCAGCTTGGCCTGACCGAAGACCGTTCCCGCGGCCACCTCGACTTCGGCTCGTGGGCCGAGGCAGAAGCCGCGGGTGCGCTCTCGCTGCGGCAGGACATCCGCCTGCTGCCGCACCTGTTCGACATCGGCATCCACGAATACGCGGGGCTGGTGCGCGACGGCTGGGTCGATCCGAAGCGGGTCGACCACTTCCTGTGCCACTACTCATCGGAGAAATTCATCCCGGTGGTGGAAGACCTGATGGCCAAGGCCGACCTGTCGATTCCGCGCGAGCGCTGGTGGAGCAACCTCGCGTGGCGCGGCAATACAGGCGCGGCCTCGATCCTCGTGATGCTGGCCGAGTTCCTGCACACCAAGGCGCTGAAGCCCGGCGAGCAGATCTTCTGCTACGTGCCCGAGTCGGGGCGCTTCATGGCGGCGTACATGCTGCTCGAGGTGGAAGCGGTGGACGCCGCGCCTGCGGTGGTCGCGCCGCGCGCGGCGGTGGCGGCGCCCGACGACGACCTGGTCATCGCTCCGCCGCACGACCCGGCGGCCGCGCCCGAAGGCCTCGGCGCGCTGCTGACCGAGCTGGCCGCCATCTGGCACGACTACCGCTCGCGCGTGTGGCGCACACCGCTGGTGCGCCAGATCCGCGAGCGTCGCTTCGCCGTGCCCGACTACCTGAACTGGATGGAGCAGTGGGTGCCACAGGTGCGCGAGGGCAGCCTGTGGATGCGCGAAGGCGCGGCCTCGCTGAGCGAGCCGTACCAGATGCTGGCCTCGCTGATCGGCGTGCACGCGGGCGAGGAGCAGAACGACTTCAACATCCTGTTCAGCGACTACCGCAAGGCCGGCGGCACGGTCGAATCGATCGACGAGCTGCGCCGCAACCCCGGCGGCGAGGCGCTCAACGCCTACCTGCACGGCCTGGCCGCCACGCGCGACCCGATCGGCCTGCTGGGAGCGATCTACATCATCGAGGGCACGGGCCAGCGCATCGTGCCGGCGCTGCTGCCGCTGCTCAAGGCCAGCCTGAAGCTGCCGCCCGACGCTTTCCGATTTCTCGAATACCACGGCCACAACGACGAGCACCACCTGAGCCGCTGGCTCACGGCCGTCGAGATGGTCATGGCCGTCGAAGGGCAGGCCCGTGCCGCCCGCCAGATCACCGACACCGCGCGCCACACGGCCGCGCTGTACCTCATGCAGTTCCAGCACATCACGGAGCGAATGACCGATGCCCAGCAGCAGAACGCCTGA
- a CDS encoding fatty acid desaturase, with protein MPRLRHWRDWQSLVYLAALPALAAWQWVHGFNVAMYALMLFLTLGIGVIHHNHVHLRMWRGRRLNRLTDFWITLLQGHPTFVFWPAHVANHHRHRHGPKDVARTYRFGGDTNHLWGYLLHPFQAVWVLMPVFFGWLARLRRHQRGAWRYCMAQYALWLGSWALLLAIDWRKALLFVIVPQLHGLHWLLATNYLQHAHADGRKPARTGAPGDTPGSRLNYARNFEGLVNPLLFNIGLHTAHHENPHAHWSELTHLHSARYRAQVDPVLNEGGLVPYMVRVFVLGAVWPRFRSRSLMPPDSSTH; from the coding sequence ATGCCGAGGTTGCGCCACTGGCGGGACTGGCAGAGCCTTGTCTACCTCGCGGCGCTGCCCGCGCTGGCGGCCTGGCAGTGGGTGCACGGCTTCAACGTCGCGATGTACGCACTGATGCTGTTCCTCACGCTCGGCATCGGCGTGATCCACCACAACCATGTGCATCTGCGCATGTGGCGCGGACGTCGCCTGAACCGGCTGACCGACTTCTGGATCACGCTGCTGCAGGGGCACCCGACCTTCGTGTTCTGGCCCGCGCACGTGGCCAACCACCATCGCCACAGGCACGGGCCGAAGGACGTGGCGCGCACCTATCGCTTCGGCGGCGACACCAATCACCTTTGGGGCTACCTGTTGCATCCGTTCCAGGCGGTGTGGGTGCTGATGCCGGTGTTCTTCGGCTGGCTCGCGCGGCTGCGGCGACACCAGCGCGGAGCGTGGCGCTACTGCATGGCGCAGTACGCGCTGTGGCTGGGAAGCTGGGCGCTGCTGCTGGCCATCGACTGGCGCAAGGCGCTGCTCTTCGTGATCGTGCCGCAGCTGCATGGCCTGCACTGGCTGCTGGCGACCAACTACCTGCAGCATGCGCACGCCGACGGGCGAAAGCCGGCGCGCACGGGAGCGCCGGGCGATACCCCGGGTAGCCGGCTGAACTACGCCCGCAATTTCGAGGGGCTGGTGAACCCTTTGCTGTTCAACATCGGCCTGCACACCGCACACCACGAGAACCCGCATGCCCATTGGTCCGAGCTCACGCATCTGCACAGCGCGCGTTACCGCGCGCAGGTCGATCCGGTGCTCAACGAGGGCGGGCTGGTTCCGTACATGGTGCGCGTGTTCGTGCTGGGGGCCGTGTGGCCGCGTTTTCGCAGCCGCTCGCTGATGCCTCCCGATTCCTCAACCCACTGA
- a CDS encoding sterol desaturase family protein, with product MAQIFTSLSAPQVMLWGLLFFGGIYLGFGGLTWLLTKRLLPALGIGRVLDPRPLQPGQLRRELGQSGVSVLIFGLGMVFPWGLLQLGWARLDGDAGWLRITLEILVLAIWNDVHFWVNHRLLHTRWLRRFHGPHHRSFVTTPWATYSFHPIEALMLGNVILLPMVVHDFSFWSLAAVPVFSLFFNCVGHSNYDFFTGVSYSHWFAASRRHHLHHAVHNGNYGFQFTFMDRLFRTRIAADAAEPLFQAFRKKHGTAAA from the coding sequence ATGGCGCAGATTTTTACTTCGTTGTCGGCCCCGCAGGTCATGCTGTGGGGCCTGCTTTTCTTTGGCGGGATCTATCTCGGCTTCGGCGGCCTGACGTGGCTGCTGACGAAGCGCCTGCTGCCCGCGCTGGGCATCGGGCGGGTGCTCGATCCGCGGCCGCTGCAGCCGGGGCAATTGCGGCGCGAGCTGGGGCAGTCGGGCGTGTCGGTGCTGATCTTCGGGCTGGGCATGGTGTTCCCGTGGGGCTTGCTGCAGCTGGGCTGGGCGCGGCTCGACGGCGACGCGGGGTGGCTGCGGATCACGCTCGAAATCCTCGTGCTGGCGATCTGGAACGACGTGCATTTCTGGGTCAACCATCGCCTCCTGCACACGCGCTGGCTGCGGCGCTTTCACGGGCCGCATCACCGCTCCTTCGTGACCACGCCCTGGGCCACCTACAGCTTTCACCCGATCGAGGCGCTGATGCTGGGCAACGTGATCCTGCTGCCGATGGTGGTGCACGACTTCAGCTTCTGGTCGCTCGCGGCGGTGCCCGTGTTCAGCCTGTTCTTCAACTGCGTGGGGCACTCGAACTACGATTTCTTCACGGGCGTGTCCTACAGCCACTGGTTCGCGGCGAGCCGGCGGCACCACTTGCACCATGCCGTGCACAACGGCAACTACGGTTTCCAGTTCACCTTCATGGACCGGCTGTTCCGCACGCGCATTGCCGCCGATGCGGCCGAGCCGCTTTTCCAGGCCTTTCGCAAGAAGCATGGCACCGCCGCGGCCTGA
- a CDS encoding phospholipase D family protein, producing the protein MNAWLLPLRIALASLLIAALGACGSLPVARERPAENAAAADLTTPLAAIVAASTPPGEHSGFRLMPLGVYSLDARIQLAQRAQRSLVVQYYQLENDAVGRLLLRTLREAAARGVKVRVLVDDLYTVKSQQLLLALSETPNVEVRLFNPFCCGRNGFLSRFAASPFEIGRLNHRMHNKLFIADGVMAVVGGRNIAEEYFVLSEAQNFIDMDALVVGKVVPQLESIFDAYWNSVQVWPIADIVAGEGGRKPGTADFDDWVNMAAPPPKIVLPPSDILGYGPIAEELDGGRMGLLWGEARAIADPPTKPATMTADEAIATSVTMQVWALMLDAKTEVDLTSPYLVPGERGMAAFQELTQRKVKLTLVTNSLAANDEPLVHTGYARYRERLLQSGADLYELSPQRTSAGERFGMFGKSLGRLHAKTAAIDKTRIFIGSMNLDPRSASQNTEMGLVVESPQLAREMLRVINISKLQNSYRLRLAKGTGTLQWLTNDGEKEMILTSEPESSFFQRFYNMLIAPVVPEMLL; encoded by the coding sequence ATGAATGCCTGGCTTCTACCTTTGCGCATCGCGCTCGCTAGCCTGCTGATCGCGGCGCTCGGCGCCTGCGGCTCGCTGCCGGTGGCGCGCGAGCGGCCCGCCGAGAACGCCGCGGCCGCCGACCTCACCACCCCGCTCGCCGCGATCGTGGCCGCCTCCACGCCGCCCGGGGAGCATTCGGGCTTCCGGCTGATGCCGCTGGGCGTGTACTCGCTCGATGCCCGTATCCAGCTCGCGCAGCGCGCCCAGCGCTCGCTGGTGGTGCAGTACTACCAGCTGGAGAACGACGCCGTCGGCCGCCTGCTGCTGCGCACCCTGCGCGAGGCAGCAGCGCGCGGCGTGAAGGTGCGGGTGCTGGTGGACGACCTCTACACCGTGAAGAGCCAGCAGCTGCTGCTCGCGCTGTCGGAGACGCCGAACGTCGAGGTGCGGCTCTTCAACCCCTTCTGCTGCGGGCGCAACGGCTTCCTGTCGCGCTTCGCGGCGTCGCCCTTCGAGATCGGGCGGCTCAACCACCGCATGCACAACAAGCTCTTCATCGCCGACGGCGTGATGGCCGTGGTGGGCGGGCGCAACATCGCCGAGGAATATTTCGTGCTGAGCGAGGCGCAGAACTTCATCGACATGGACGCGCTGGTGGTCGGCAAGGTGGTGCCGCAGCTCGAGTCGATCTTCGACGCCTACTGGAACAGCGTGCAGGTCTGGCCGATTGCCGACATCGTGGCGGGCGAGGGCGGCCGCAAGCCCGGCACCGCCGACTTCGACGACTGGGTGAACATGGCCGCGCCGCCGCCGAAGATCGTGCTGCCGCCCTCGGACATCCTGGGCTACGGCCCCATCGCCGAAGAACTGGACGGCGGCCGCATGGGCCTGCTGTGGGGCGAGGCCCGCGCCATCGCCGATCCGCCCACCAAGCCCGCGACCATGACCGCCGACGAAGCTATCGCCACCAGCGTGACCATGCAGGTCTGGGCGCTGATGCTCGACGCCAAGACCGAGGTCGACCTGACCTCGCCCTACCTCGTGCCGGGCGAGCGCGGCATGGCGGCCTTCCAGGAGCTCACGCAGCGCAAGGTCAAGCTCACGCTGGTCACCAACTCGCTGGCGGCCAACGACGAGCCGCTGGTGCACACGGGCTATGCGCGCTACCGCGAAAGGCTGCTGCAAAGCGGCGCCGACCTGTACGAGCTGAGCCCGCAGCGCACCAGCGCGGGCGAGCGCTTCGGCATGTTCGGCAAGTCGCTGGGGCGGCTGCATGCCAAGACCGCGGCCATCGACAAGACGCGCATCTTCATCGGCTCGATGAACCTCGACCCGCGCTCGGCCAGCCAGAACACCGAGATGGGGCTGGTGGTCGAGAGCCCGCAGCTCGCGCGCGAGATGCTGCGGGTCATCAACATCAGCAAGCTGCAGAACTCCTACCGGCTGCGGCTGGCCAAGGGCACTGGCACGCTGCAGTGGCTGACGAACGACGGCGAGAAGGAAATGATCCTGACCTCCGAGCCGGAGTCGAGCTTCTTCCAGCGCTTCTACAACATGCTCATCGCGCCCGTGGTCCCCGAGATGCTGTTGTAG
- a CDS encoding peroxiredoxin: MARTNLSRIALTAVFAVLSHPAWAALDIGDPVPRFTADAALGGKTFRYSLADALAKGPVVVYFFPAADSNDCSIEAHAFAEAIDKFTALGATVIGVSADDIGTLSKFSVKSCQNRFPVASDESKAVIQGFDALMQTRPDFANRLSYVIAPDGKVAYYYQNLNPDKHVERMLNAVRALPRTSAAAK, encoded by the coding sequence ATGGCCCGAACGAACCTCTCACGCATCGCCTTGACGGCTGTTTTTGCGGTGCTTTCGCACCCCGCCTGGGCGGCCCTCGACATCGGCGACCCGGTGCCCCGCTTCACGGCCGACGCCGCGCTGGGCGGCAAGACCTTCCGCTACTCGCTGGCCGACGCGCTCGCCAAGGGCCCGGTGGTGGTGTATTTCTTTCCGGCGGCCGACTCGAACGACTGCTCCATCGAGGCTCACGCCTTCGCCGAAGCCATCGACAAGTTCACCGCGCTGGGCGCCACGGTCATCGGCGTCTCGGCGGACGACATCGGCACGCTGTCGAAGTTCTCGGTCAAGTCGTGCCAGAACCGGTTTCCGGTGGCGTCCGACGAATCCAAGGCCGTGATCCAGGGTTTCGACGCCCTCATGCAGACCCGGCCCGACTTCGCCAACCGGCTTTCCTACGTGATCGCGCCGGACGGCAAGGTCGCCTACTACTACCAGAACCTGAACCCGGACAAGCACGTGGAGCGCATGCTGAACGCCGTGCGCGCCCTGCCCCGGACCAGCGCCGCCGCCAAGTAG
- a CDS encoding aldehyde dehydrogenase family protein, with the protein MQLNYIANADVPSSSGRTLPVIDPSDGQAFDEIQRSNAADIDSAVRAARDCFEGVWHKVSAADRGRLLFKLSQKIAEHVDELALIEQRDCGKPVKQARADAVALVRYFEFYAGACDKLHGETIPYQDGYSVFTWREPHGVTGHIIPWNYPMQIFGRSVGGALAAGNVCVVKPAEDACLSLIRVAQLAAEVGFPAGALNIVTGYGHEVGDALARHEGIDHISFTGSPKIGTLIQQVAAERHCPVTLELGGKSPQIVFADADLDAVIPVVINAIVQNAGQTCSAGSRVLIQRDIYEPLLERLGHAFEALRVGPAAMDLDVGPLIRQTQQQRVWDFLSDAQHAGIPMVAQGIVVEEAPETGFYQAPTLLRDVPVNHRLAQEEVFGPVLAAMQFADEDEAVALANATQFGLVAGVWTADGARQFRMAKRVKSGQVFINNYGAGGGVELPFGGVKSSGYGREKGFEALYGFTTLKTVAVKHG; encoded by the coding sequence ATGCAGCTCAACTACATCGCCAACGCGGACGTTCCGTCCTCCTCCGGCCGCACCCTGCCGGTCATCGACCCCTCCGACGGCCAGGCCTTCGACGAAATCCAGCGCAGCAACGCCGCCGACATCGATTCGGCCGTGCGCGCCGCCCGCGACTGCTTCGAGGGCGTGTGGCACAAGGTCAGCGCCGCCGACCGCGGCCGCCTGCTCTTCAAGCTCTCGCAGAAGATCGCCGAGCACGTCGACGAACTCGCGCTCATCGAGCAGCGCGACTGCGGCAAGCCCGTCAAGCAGGCCCGCGCCGACGCGGTGGCGCTGGTGCGCTACTTCGAGTTCTACGCCGGCGCCTGCGACAAGCTGCACGGCGAAACCATTCCCTACCAGGACGGCTACAGCGTCTTCACCTGGCGCGAGCCGCACGGCGTGACCGGCCACATCATTCCCTGGAACTACCCGATGCAGATCTTCGGGCGCAGCGTGGGCGGCGCCCTGGCGGCGGGCAACGTGTGCGTGGTCAAGCCGGCGGAAGACGCCTGCCTCTCGCTGATCCGCGTGGCGCAACTGGCGGCCGAGGTCGGGTTCCCGGCCGGCGCGCTGAACATCGTGACCGGCTACGGCCACGAGGTGGGCGACGCGCTGGCGCGGCATGAAGGCATCGACCACATCAGCTTCACCGGCAGCCCGAAGATCGGCACGCTGATCCAGCAGGTGGCGGCCGAGCGGCACTGCCCGGTCACGCTGGAGCTGGGCGGCAAGAGCCCGCAGATCGTGTTCGCCGATGCCGACCTGGACGCGGTCATTCCGGTGGTCATCAACGCCATCGTGCAGAACGCCGGCCAGACCTGCTCGGCCGGCTCGCGCGTGCTGATCCAGCGAGACATCTACGAGCCCCTGCTCGAGCGCCTGGGCCACGCCTTCGAGGCGCTGCGGGTCGGCCCCGCGGCCATGGACCTCGACGTCGGCCCGCTGATCCGCCAGACGCAGCAGCAGCGCGTGTGGGACTTCCTGAGTGATGCACAACATGCCGGCATTCCGATGGTGGCGCAGGGCATCGTGGTCGAGGAAGCGCCCGAGACCGGCTTCTACCAGGCGCCCACCCTCCTTCGCGACGTGCCGGTGAACCATCGCCTCGCCCAGGAAGAAGTCTTCGGCCCGGTGCTGGCCGCGATGCAGTTCGCCGATGAAGACGAGGCCGTGGCGCTCGCCAACGCCACGCAATTCGGCCTGGTGGCCGGCGTGTGGACGGCCGACGGCGCACGCCAGTTCCGCATGGCCAAGCGCGTGAAGAGCGGCCAGGTGTTCATCAACAACTACGGCGCCGGCGGCGGCGTCGAGCTGCCCTTCGGCGGCGTGAAGTCTTCCGGCTACGGCCGCGAGAAAGGCTTCGAGGCTCTCTACGGCTTCACCACGCTGAAGACCGTCGCCGTCAAGCACGGCTAG
- a CDS encoding ZIP family metal transporter, whose translation MNDPRQVTVAGTRARPGRPMREWIGLAIVAAGALVGLLQFWTFVRGDPIVWNALLGGSVAALATALGTLPMLFSQKLPDRLQDTLFGFGAGVMLAASAFSLIIPGLEAARNVGVFGGGSWAAGGVIGSAILLGGAALMLMDRVLPHEHFIKGREGQTARQLRRTWLFVFAIALHNVPEGLAIGVGYAANNGLRADALATGIAIQDVPEGLVVAVALLAAGYSRIFAVLIGMASGLVEPLGAVLGAAVVGHSAMLLPWGLGFAAGAMLFVISHEIIPESHRKGHEAFATSGLMIGFVLMMLLDTALG comes from the coding sequence ATGAACGACCCCCGGCAGGTGACGGTGGCGGGCACGCGGGCCAGGCCCGGCCGCCCGATGCGCGAGTGGATCGGCCTTGCCATCGTCGCCGCCGGCGCGCTGGTGGGGCTCTTGCAGTTCTGGACGTTCGTGCGCGGCGACCCGATCGTGTGGAACGCCTTGCTCGGCGGTTCGGTCGCGGCGCTGGCCACGGCGCTCGGCACGCTGCCGATGCTGTTCTCGCAGAAGCTGCCCGACCGGCTGCAGGACACGCTGTTCGGCTTCGGCGCCGGCGTCATGCTGGCGGCCAGCGCCTTCTCGCTGATCATTCCCGGGCTGGAAGCGGCCAGGAACGTGGGTGTGTTCGGCGGCGGCAGCTGGGCGGCGGGCGGCGTGATCGGTTCGGCCATCCTGCTGGGCGGCGCCGCCCTGATGCTGATGGACCGCGTGCTGCCGCACGAGCACTTCATCAAGGGCCGCGAGGGCCAGACGGCGCGGCAGCTGCGGCGCACATGGCTCTTCGTGTTCGCGATCGCGCTGCACAACGTACCCGAGGGGCTGGCGATCGGCGTCGGCTACGCGGCCAACAACGGCTTGCGGGCGGACGCGCTGGCCACCGGCATCGCGATCCAGGACGTGCCCGAGGGGCTGGTGGTGGCCGTGGCGCTGCTGGCCGCGGGCTACAGCCGCATTTTTGCGGTGCTGATCGGCATGGCGTCGGGGCTGGTGGAGCCGCTGGGCGCCGTGCTGGGCGCGGCGGTGGTCGGCCACTCTGCGATGCTGCTGCCCTGGGGGCTGGGCTTCGCGGCGGGGGCGATGCTGTTCGTGATCAGCCACGAGATCATTCCCGAATCCCACCGCAAGGGGCACGAGGCCTTTGCCACCAGCGGGCTGATGATCGGCTTTGTGCTGATGATGCTGTTAGATACCGCGTTGGGGTAG
- a CDS encoding superoxide dismutase → MPYTLPALPYAFDALEPHIDAQTMEIHHGKHHQTYVNNLNAALKDTPHEGTPVEELIAGVEQLPESLRAPVRNNGGGHANHGLFWTVMAPVGQGGGGAPTGALAKAIDTDLGGFDAFKEAFTKAALTRFGSGWAWLTVGPSGKLAVESSGNQDSPLMRGIGSGNTPILGLDVWEHAYYLKYQNRRPEYIAAFYNVVNWAEVARRHAAATGG, encoded by the coding sequence GTGCCCTACACCCTCCCAGCCTTGCCCTATGCCTTCGATGCGCTCGAACCCCACATCGACGCGCAGACGATGGAAATCCACCACGGCAAGCACCACCAGACCTATGTGAACAACCTCAATGCGGCGTTGAAAGACACGCCGCACGAGGGAACGCCGGTCGAGGAACTCATTGCCGGCGTCGAGCAGCTGCCCGAATCGCTGCGCGCCCCGGTGCGCAACAACGGCGGCGGCCACGCCAACCACGGCCTCTTCTGGACCGTGATGGCACCCGTGGGACAGGGCGGCGGCGGTGCGCCCACCGGCGCGCTGGCCAAGGCCATCGACACCGACCTGGGCGGGTTCGACGCTTTCAAGGAGGCCTTCACCAAGGCCGCGCTCACACGCTTCGGCAGCGGCTGGGCCTGGCTGACGGTGGGCCCCAGCGGCAAGCTGGCTGTGGAAAGCAGCGGCAACCAGGACAGCCCGCTGATGCGCGGCATCGGCTCCGGCAACACGCCGATCCTGGGGCTGGACGTGTGGGAGCACGCGTATTACCTCAAGTACCAGAACCGCCGCCCCGAATACATCGCGGCCTTCTACAACGTGGTGAACTGGGCCGAGGTGGCCCGGCGCCACGCCGCCGCGACCGGCGGCTGA
- the moaA gene encoding GTP 3',8-cyclase MoaA, producing the protein MKHSSSTVIPISAVGRARPAVAVPEVAVPATGQLLDRLGRPMTDLRISVTDRCNFRCSYCMPKDVFDKDYQYLPHGSLLSFEEMTRLARLFATHGVRKIRLTGGEPLLRKNIEGLISQLAEIRTPAGELLALTLTTNGSLLRRKASALRAAGLQRVTVSLDSLDDAVFRHMNDVDFPVADVLAGIDAALAAGLGPIKVNMVVKRGTNEQEILPMARYFREQHGGKVVLRFIEYMDVGATNGWRMDEVLPSAEVIARIHAEFPLVPLQASTPGETAQRWAYADGSGEIGVISSVTQAFCHDCSRARLSTEGKLYLCLFASAGHDLRPLLRGTASDEDIASAIGHIWQGRADRYSELRALRTTDAEGDAAGQTPRRVEMSYIGG; encoded by the coding sequence ATGAAGCACAGCAGCAGCACTGTCATCCCGATCTCCGCGGTCGGCCGCGCACGACCCGCCGTGGCCGTGCCGGAAGTTGCCGTGCCCGCCACCGGCCAGTTGCTCGACCGCCTGGGCCGGCCCATGACCGACCTGCGCATCAGCGTGACCGACCGCTGCAACTTCCGCTGCAGCTACTGCATGCCGAAGGACGTGTTCGACAAGGACTACCAGTACCTGCCGCACGGCTCGCTCCTGAGCTTCGAGGAAATGACCCGGCTGGCCCGCCTGTTCGCGACCCACGGCGTGCGCAAGATCCGCCTGACCGGCGGCGAGCCCCTGCTGCGCAAGAACATCGAGGGGCTGATCAGCCAGCTCGCCGAAATCCGCACGCCCGCCGGCGAGCTGCTGGCGCTGACGCTCACCACCAACGGCTCGCTGCTGCGGCGCAAGGCCTCCGCGCTCAGGGCTGCCGGCCTGCAGCGCGTGACCGTGAGCCTGGACAGCCTGGACGACGCCGTGTTCCGCCACATGAACGACGTCGACTTCCCGGTGGCCGACGTGCTCGCCGGCATCGACGCCGCGCTGGCCGCCGGCCTGGGGCCCATCAAGGTCAACATGGTGGTCAAGCGCGGCACCAACGAGCAGGAGATATTGCCGATGGCGCGCTACTTCCGCGAGCAGCACGGCGGCAAGGTGGTGCTGCGCTTCATCGAATACATGGACGTGGGCGCCACCAACGGCTGGCGCATGGACGAGGTGCTGCCCTCGGCCGAGGTCATCGCGCGCATCCATGCCGAATTCCCGCTGGTGCCGCTGCAGGCCAGCACGCCCGGCGAAACCGCCCAGCGCTGGGCCTATGCCGACGGAAGCGGCGAGATCGGCGTCATCAGCAGCGTCACCCAGGCCTTCTGCCACGACTGCAGCCGCGCGCGCCTTTCCACCGAGGGCAAGCTCTACCTCTGCCTGTTCGCCAGCGCAGGCCACGACCTGCGCCCCCTGCTGCGCGGCACCGCCAGCGACGAAGACATCGCTTCCGCCATCGGCCACATCTGGCAGGGCCGCGCCGACCGCTATTCCGAACTGCGCGCCCTGCGCACCACCGACGCCGAAGGCGATGCCGCCGGCCAGACGCCCCGCCGCGTCGAGATGAGCTACATCGGCGGATGA